A single region of the Halobacterium wangiae genome encodes:
- a CDS encoding NAD(P)/FAD-dependent oxidoreductase: MKDSRVVVVGGGLAGLVAGRHLAEAGFDVTLFERDSDVGGRVRSTHADGFTFDRGFQVLFTAYPAARRELDYGALDLRAFSPGAVICRDDERSVLADPLRDPGALTESLFNHEVTAMDKLRTLGLAVELRRTSVADVFERPDATIEQSLYGRGFSQQFVEHFVRPFYGGITLDRTLSTSKRVFEFTFKMLAEGKTVVPAEGMGAISAQLAERAADAGVDVVTGTPVERVEPAADSAAVRVPGESIDADAVVVAADPRSSSDLTGVESIPTEARGCVTQQFAVPAGHPLGTSDRIHLNAADEVPNTVAPMSGVAPEYAPDDRELVAVTTVGRREETDSALEVRSRETLANWYPAASVGEFELLRTDRVDFAQFVQPPGVHERLPDTRDPEGPVYLAGDYTHGSSIHGALESARAAARAVTADLQ; the protein is encoded by the coding sequence ATGAAGGATTCGCGGGTCGTGGTCGTCGGCGGCGGCCTCGCCGGCCTGGTCGCGGGCCGACACCTGGCCGAGGCGGGCTTCGACGTGACGCTGTTCGAGCGCGACTCCGACGTGGGTGGGCGCGTGCGCTCGACGCACGCCGACGGGTTCACGTTCGACCGCGGCTTCCAGGTGCTGTTCACGGCGTACCCCGCGGCGAGACGAGAGCTCGACTACGGCGCCCTCGACCTCCGGGCGTTCTCGCCTGGGGCGGTGATCTGCCGGGACGACGAGCGCTCGGTGCTCGCGGACCCGCTCCGGGACCCCGGCGCGCTCACGGAGTCGCTGTTCAACCACGAGGTGACGGCGATGGACAAACTCCGGACGCTGGGCCTCGCCGTGGAACTCCGCCGGACGTCCGTGGCTGACGTCTTCGAGAGGCCGGACGCCACCATCGAGCAGTCCCTCTACGGCCGTGGCTTCTCCCAGCAGTTCGTCGAGCACTTCGTCCGCCCGTTCTACGGCGGCATCACGCTCGACCGGACGCTGTCGACGTCCAAGCGCGTCTTCGAGTTCACGTTCAAGATGCTCGCGGAGGGGAAGACCGTCGTCCCCGCCGAGGGGATGGGCGCCATCTCGGCGCAACTGGCGGAGCGGGCGGCGGACGCCGGCGTGGACGTTGTCACTGGCACGCCAGTCGAGCGCGTCGAACCCGCGGCTGACTCCGCGGCGGTCCGCGTGCCCGGCGAGTCGATCGACGCCGACGCCGTGGTGGTCGCCGCCGACCCTCGGTCCAGCAGCGACCTGACCGGCGTGGAATCCATCCCGACGGAGGCGCGGGGCTGTGTCACCCAGCAGTTCGCCGTCCCCGCGGGCCACCCCCTCGGAACCAGCGACCGCATCCACCTCAACGCGGCCGACGAGGTGCCGAACACTGTCGCCCCGATGTCCGGCGTCGCGCCCGAGTACGCGCCCGACGACCGGGAACTCGTCGCCGTCACGACCGTCGGTCGCCGCGAGGAGACGGATTCGGCTCTCGAGGTGCGGTCCCGTGAGACGCTCGCGAACTGGTACCCGGCGGCGTCGGTCGGGGAGTTCGAATTGCTCCGCACGGACCGCGTCGACTTCGCGCAGTTCGTCCAGCCGCCGGGCGTCCACGAGCGCCTGCCGGACACCCGCGACCCCGAGGGACCGGTCTACCTCGCCGGCGACTACACGCACGGCTCCTCCATCCACGGCGCGCTGGAGAGCGCGCGGGCCGCGGCCCGCGCGGTTACCGCGGACCTACAGTAA
- a CDS encoding metallophosphoesterase has product MSDTPPWATFGERAVHLPGPDALVLADLHVGRDAASDVSLPLSEGVDLRERLAALLATFSPETVVFAGDLLHVHGTVPGGVHDTVEDLLAAVASADADLRVVKGNHDTMLDAVGVDSESFVELDDGTVVCHGHELPSVDATRYVAGHQHPAVKIEGHRRPCFLYGPEQYEGRDVLVLPAFTRLAPGTLVNGLTDGAADSPLLDEPDGFRPVVVSEGEALGFPALADLRGLL; this is encoded by the coding sequence GTGAGCGACACTCCGCCGTGGGCGACGTTCGGCGAGCGGGCCGTCCACCTCCCCGGCCCGGACGCGCTCGTGCTCGCGGACCTCCACGTCGGCCGGGACGCCGCCTCGGACGTCTCCCTCCCGCTCAGCGAGGGCGTCGACCTCCGTGAGCGCCTGGCCGCCCTGCTCGCGACGTTCTCCCCGGAGACGGTCGTGTTCGCGGGCGACCTGCTGCACGTCCACGGGACGGTCCCCGGCGGCGTCCACGACACCGTCGAGGACCTCCTGGCCGCCGTCGCGTCAGCAGACGCGGACCTGCGAGTCGTGAAGGGGAACCACGACACGATGCTGGACGCGGTCGGGGTCGACAGCGAGTCGTTCGTGGAACTCGACGACGGCACCGTTGTCTGTCACGGCCACGAACTGCCGTCTGTGGACGCCACGCGGTACGTGGCCGGTCACCAGCACCCGGCGGTGAAGATCGAGGGGCATCGACGCCCCTGCTTCCTCTACGGCCCGGAACAGTACGAGGGCCGGGACGTGCTGGTGTTGCCGGCGTTCACGCGCCTGGCGCCCGGGACGCTCGTCAACGGGCTCACGGACGGCGCGGCCGACTCGCCACTGCTCGACGAGCCGGACGGCTTCCGACCAGTCGTCGTGAGCGAGGGCGAAGCGCTCGGGTTCCCCGCGCTCGCGGACCTCCGCGGGTTACTGTAG
- a CDS encoding MarR family transcriptional regulator: MVDVLADKRTATRFRILVEIADRQPAVSQGEIADAVGVTSQAVSEYIRELVEDDLVTKEGRSRYSVTKEGVDWLLRTSADVRRYADRVSEDVLGAVQEDAAVATAAVDSGETVSLDMRDGLLHATPGGDGPATGVATTDADADEEVGVTGFEGIIDLDPGEVTVYQVPSVRSGGSDVMDTDRLRDAVADADLVAAAGVEAVVALRRADAEPAVTFAAGDVAAEAASRGQRVVVVAVADQLGRVTDPLRDAPANYRVTDLT, from the coding sequence ATGGTCGACGTCCTCGCCGACAAGCGCACGGCCACGCGCTTTCGCATCCTCGTCGAGATCGCGGACCGACAGCCGGCCGTGAGCCAGGGGGAGATCGCGGACGCCGTCGGCGTCACCAGCCAGGCGGTCTCCGAGTACATCCGGGAACTCGTCGAGGACGACCTCGTCACGAAGGAGGGGCGCTCGCGGTACAGCGTCACGAAGGAGGGCGTAGACTGGCTGCTCCGCACCTCCGCGGACGTCCGCCGCTACGCCGACCGCGTCTCCGAGGACGTCCTCGGCGCGGTCCAGGAGGACGCCGCCGTCGCCACCGCCGCCGTCGACTCCGGCGAGACGGTCAGCCTCGACATGCGGGACGGCCTGCTCCACGCCACCCCGGGCGGCGACGGGCCCGCGACCGGCGTCGCCACGACCGACGCAGACGCCGACGAGGAGGTCGGCGTCACCGGCTTTGAGGGTATCATCGACCTCGACCCGGGCGAGGTCACCGTCTACCAGGTGCCCTCCGTTCGCTCAGGCGGCAGCGACGTCATGGACACGGACCGGCTCCGCGACGCCGTCGCCGACGCCGACCTCGTGGCCGCGGCAGGCGTCGAGGCCGTCGTCGCGCTCCGCCGTGCGGACGCCGAACCCGCCGTCACCTTCGCCGCTGGCGACGTCGCCGCCGAGGCCGCGAGCCGCGGCCAGCGCGTCGTCGTCGTCGCCGTCGCGGACCAGCTCGGCCGCGTCACGGACCCGCTCCGGGACGCGCCCGCGAACTACCGCGTGACCGACCTCACCTAG